A segment of the Chitinivibrionia bacterium genome:
ACAAAGCAAACGGAACTTCCGCGTTTATTTATATCGGCGACGCTACGCTCAGAAAATCGTTCGGATTAAAACCGAGTTTCAGCAAAAAACTGATAAACGGCTCGCTCGAAGGCGTGTTCCTGAAAATCGATAGTTTTAAGATAAAATTCAGATAAAAAACAAGCAAAAAACGGCTTCTCGCTTAAAAAAAATGAAAATCCTGAGAGCGGACTGTCGGAAATAGTCGAAAAGTAGCTCGTTTTTAGGGATTTCTCCGCCACTTTTTGATTTGGCGCATAATTAACTGTGTTTGCGGCTTGTTTTTTGTGTTGGCTAATTATTATTTTTGGAAAAGTTATTCTGTGTCTTCTTTAAAGTTTTCTACATTTATAGTGCGAGAGGTTAGCATAATGAGTAAAAGCAGTATCGAACTCAACAACGAAAAAGTAGCGCCGGGAGGTCCGGAGTATCGTCCAAATCAAGTTGATTATGAGCATTTTGCGGAAATTCGCCGCATCCGTCAACCAAAAGTTAAAGGTGGAAATGCACTTACCGAAGTATTTTATACAGACAGGGAAAAGTGTAAGTCTTGCCATCAGTGTATTGCCGTTTGTCCTTCAAAAATGTGTCAGTACGGCGACAATGAATATATGGGGATAGAGCATAATTACTGCATCGGATGCGGTAATTGTGTGGACGCTTGTTCTTGGGGCGCAAGAATTCCTATTGATGATTATAAATATTGGATGGACGACCTCGAAGCAGGAGAAAAAATGATTGCTCTTGTTGCGCCTGCGATTGCTTCCACATTTCCCGACGGCGATTATCTCAGATTTAACACTTGGCTTAAATCGCTGGGAGTTGAGGCAATTTTCGATGTGAGTTTCGGCGCGGAATTAACAGTAAAATCTTATTTGGAGCATATTAAAAAGAATAATCCGAAATGCGTTATTGCTCAGCCGTGTCCTGCTATTGTAAACTATATAGAACTGTATTGTCCCGAACTTATTCCTTATCTTGCACCTGCGGATAGTCCTATGCTTCATACGATAAAAATGATAAAGTCGTTTTATCCGCAATACTCAAATCATAAAATTCTTATGGTTTCTCCGTGTGCGGCTAAATCACGTGAGTTTGTGGCGACAGGATATTCTGTTTACAACGTGTTAAATCGGACATTTGAAAATCATTTGATAACAAAAAACATTTCTCTAAGCAATTTTCAAAAGAGCGACTACGACAATCCGCCCGCAGAAAGAGCGGTTTTGTTCTGCAGTCCCGGCGGACTTATGGATACCGTTTTGCGCTGGAACGGCGACCTCAGAACTAAAATCAGAAAAATCGAGGGTGTTCACACGGTTTTCCCATACCTTGATAAACTGAAAGAAAACATTGAAAAAGGAAATAATCCTCTTCTTGTGGACTGCCTTAACTGCGAACACGGTTGCAACGGCGGAACGGGAACGAGCCACAGACATACGTCGGCGGACTATCTTGAAAATCAAGTTGCAAAGCGTATGGAAGAGATGAGAATGGCATATTTGGCGCAGGTAAAAAGAAGCGGAAATATCACCGAAGACGATTCCGAAATCCAAGGTAAGATACTTGATGTTATAAACAAATATTGGGAGCCGAACCTTTATAATCGTAATTATGTTAACAGGGCGGCTTATGTCGATGTTCGCACTAACTTTACCGACGAAGAACTTTATCCGTACTACGAAATGATGCACAAATACAGTAAAGACGACATTTACGATTGTGTTTCGTGCGGCTACAATTCGTGCAGAAGTATGGCGATTGCCTTGGCTAATAACGTTTCCAAACCGCAAGCGTGCCACTATTATTTGCATTCGGGGCTGAAAAAATCCGAAGAAAAGCGAAACGACGCGGTTGACGAGTTCAAGACGCTTGTTACGGATTTGTTCGACAACCAAGGAAACCTTTCGGGCTTTGCTCCTGCGATGAAGTCGATTGAAGATATTGCAAGACAAACCTCAATTCTGTCTATTAACGCAAGTATTGAGGCGGCAAGAGCGGGCGACGCAGGTAAAGGTTTTGCGGTAGTTGCAAAATACGTTGGTGATTTGGCGAAAAATACCAAAACCGAAACTTCCAAGTTGCGCGACGTGTTGTCAACTTTGAAAGGGCTGATAGAAAAGAAAATCAACAAATTCATCGAAGACACGAGAGTGGAGTAAGTTGAGTTTAAAAATTAAACAATAAAAAAACGCCGTAGAAAATATCTGCGGCGTTTTTTGTTTTTAGGAGCAAATCACATCACAACATATTATCCGAAATTGCAATTTTCAGCTGTGCGATTTCTTCGTCGGTGAGTTTAAAGAGCGGCGGACGAACTTCATCGCAGTCTATAATCCCCTCGTCTTTGAGAAGCGCCTTTATCGGAATGGGATTTGGATGCGTGAAAATTCCCGAAAAGAAATCGTAGTTTTTGAAGTGGAGTTCTTTTGCTAATTGGTTATTTCCCGCCTTAAACGCCGAAATCATTTGCTTAATATCTTTGCCGATTAAATGCGAGGCAACGCTCACGACCCCCATTCCGCCGACCGCCAAAATCGGCAGGGTCATAGAATCGTCGCCCGAATAAATTACGAAGTCGTCGGGGACGTCGTAGGCGATTTCGGTAATCAGGTCAATGTCGGGCGCGCTTTGTTTTACGGCAAAAATGTTTTTGTGCGCTCTAGCCAAGTCTGCAATAGTTTTCGGGCTCATTGATACGCCTGTTCTTCCCGGGATATTGTAAAGCATAATCGGGAGAGAAGTTGCCTTTGCTATTGCGGAAAAATGCTCGAAAATCCCTTTTTGGTTGGGCTTATTGTAGTAGGGGACAACCGAAAGCAGAGCGTCGGCGCCGATTTTTTCTGTGTTTTGCGCAAATTCGACCGCCGTAATAGTGGAATTAGAGCCTGCGCCCATCATAATTTTTGCTTTTCCGCTCGCCGCACTCCTCACGCATTTTAGTATATCCAATTCTTCTTCGTGCGTTAAAGTCGGGCTTTCACCTGTGGTGCCTGTCACCAAAATTGTATCGGTGCCGTTATTGATAAGGTGGACAACTAATCTTTCGAGCGAAGTAAAATCAACGCTCAAATCCTTTTTGAAAGGGGTAACCATTGCGGTAATGACCTCGCCTGCGTCGTATCGTATCATAATATAATCTCCCGTCAATTATATGTTTTGTCCGAAATAATTTCGATAAAAAATAGTATCTGCCCAAATAAAGTAGCGGGAAGCGGCGGATAAAAATTATCTTTGCTGCGAAATATTAAAAAAAAGGAGATTTTGTGGAAAAGTATTTGAGTGATTTCGCCGTATTTTTCAATGAGGGCGGTCGATTTATGTGGATTATTTCTTTTGTGTTTGCGTTTGCCGTGGCAATCGTTATCGAAAGACTTGTGTTTATGTATATTATTTGCAAAGGCGCAAAGGCAAAAACTGCTTTGGCGGCGGCAAAAGCGATTGAAACAGGCGACGAAACGCTCATTGGCAAATTAAGCAAAAACAGAGACCCGCTTTCTGTTTTACTGAGCGGCGCGGCGGCAAAATTCAAAAAAGGCGCGTCGATTGAGCAAATTCGCGCAAGCGTGGAAGAAGACGCGATTTTGCAAATTCCGCGAGTTTACGCCCGACTTAATTACTTGGTTTTTGCGGCAAACGCCGTTACGCTTTTGGGACTTTTGGGGACAATTCAGGGGCTTCAGTTGTCGTTTGCATCGCTTGCCTCGGTCGAAGCGGCAGAAAAAGCGGCGGCTCTTTCCCGCGGGATTTCGATAGCTATGAACACGACTGCGCTCGGACTTGTCGCGGCTGTTCCGTGTATGTTTGCCTACACATTTTTGTCGAACAAAAAGCAGAAACTCATAAACTGCATAGACGACGCAATGGCTCGTTTCCTTAATTATTTGGAAAATGCGAAATGAAAAAAATAAGGCACATCTGGGGTCAAAACAGCGAAATAGAGGAAAATTGCGACGTTGACGTAAAACCCGTGATGAATATGTTCATCATTCTTATTCCGTTTTTGGTTTCGATGGCGGTTTTCAGCAATATTGCAATGCATCAATTCTACCTTCCGCCCGACGCGGCAAACTCGGATATGAGCGGAGAAATAGTGTTGCGCACCACTGTTGTAATAGACGTTAATTACGTTTTATTAACGGTTGGAAGCGAAGTTTTGGACTCAATGTCGATAGAGGATTTTGAACGCGAACGTTTAATAAGCGCGCTGACTGCCGCCCGCGAAACGAGCGACGCCCCCGACAAAGCAATAGTTGCAGTCCGCGACGACGTACTGTTTGATTGGGTAGTCAGAATTATGGACATTTGCAGAGCGAGCGGATTTTCGCAAACAGGTCTTTCGTCCGCGCCTGCAAGCGCAACTTTAGGGATGGAACAATGAAATGCAAGTCTATTGTAGGGGCGTATTGCATACGCCCAAATACGCAAATGCCGTTCAAACAACGGGCGTATGCCATACGCCCCTACGGAACAGATGAAAACGGAACGGACGAAATATGAAAAGAAAATCACTTCTGGGAAAATCGCGCCAAGAATCGGGCGACAGCGGAATAACTTCGCCGCAACTTACATCTTTAATTGATGTAATGACGGTTTTGCTTATATTTTTAATTCAAAACTTTTCGGCGCAAGGAGACTTTATTAACACACAGCCCGACATATCGCTTCCGCGTTCCGAAATTACGACTACGCCGCTTCCGACGTTAATGGTGCAAATTAGCGAAAACGAGGTGCGCGTTCAGGGTATTTTTGTGGTGCGAAACGCGAGTTTTGCGAATGCCGCGGACTTAAAAATTCCCGAATTATACGAGGTTTTGTCGAAAAATCGCGAAGAGCGCATAGAAAATCGAATAATAATAGAAGCAGACAAAAATTTGCCGTTTAACATAATAAAAAGGGTGAGTTTTACGTCTAACGCGGCGGGATTTGAGGATTTTGAAATTTTGGTGAACAGGGAGCAATAAGATATGAATGAGAAAAAGGCTATCTTGCCCGAAAACGTAGGGGCGGGTTTCAAACCCGCCCTTACACTCGCCCCTACATCAGTGGACGAATATTTTCCACAGCCAAAAAGCGGCAACGAAACGCGGAATTTTTTCTTGTTGCTGGTGATTGTTTTATCCGCGTTTTCGCTCTGTCTTTTTCTGCTTTCGATGGTTGAAGTTTTGCCCGAGCCGATACAAGAAAGAATAACAACAATAAGAACAACTTTTTCTATAGAACAGCGAGAAGAAACTCCTCCGCCACCGCCTCCTCCTCCGCCAAGACCGATTGATTTGAGCGAAAGGGTGCGAGTAAACGAAACTGCTCAAATTCCTCAAGAAACTCCGCCGCCCCAAACCGAACAAAGGCGCGTTTTCGGCTTAGAAAAAGTGTTCTCCACAGGACTTGGCGCAGGCGGGTCGATGTCGAACGCGGTTGTAGGACGTTTCGGCAACACAATAGAGGGCGAAGTTGATACCTTGACCGCGACAGCCGACGATATTTCTTCGCGAATAGTCCCCGCGGCAAGTATAACGCAAGCGCCCGTATTCAGGCGTCGAGTGCTTCCCGAAATCACCGACGAAATCCGAAGAAGCGGCGTAAGCGGAACGGTGCGAGTACGGGTTTTGGTTGATATAGACGGCAGAGTAGTTCAGGCAATCGCGCAAAATGATTTGGGTTTCGGCACAGCGGAAGCGGCAGTCGCCGCGTGTCTGCAAATGGAGTTTACCCCCGCAAAAATAGGCGAGCAATTAGTTGCCGTGTGGATAACAATTCCTGTTAGGTTCGAGAGGTTGTAAACTGTTAATGTAAGGGCAGGTTTCAAACCTGCCCCTACCGCGTTCTCACCTATTATTCCTATAATCCGCCGAAGCGTTTTGCAGGATTTTTCTTTCGGACGGGGTAAGCGAATGAATTCCGTGTTCGTTTATTTTGTCCAAGATTTTATCCACTGTTTCGGCGCGCCCCGAGTTTACCTTTTGGGATGGCGTTTCGCTTCGGAATGTGTATTGCACTCTTTCTCTTTTTGTGGAGGCATTCTGAAAAAACGCTCCGATATTTCGCACAATGAGGTCAAATCTGTCGCCGATATGTATCCATATAAATCCTGCGATAAGTCCGCCCAAGTGCGTAATGTGCGCAACTCCTCCGACGTTGCTTCCCGAGCCTAAAACCGAAATTACCGCATAGATTATCACGGCGGTTCTCACTTTCATCGGGAAAACAAAGAAGAAAAGAAGCTGGCGGTTCGGAAAATAATAAGCGTAAACCACCAAAATAGCCATAATCGCTCCCGAAGCTCCTATTACAAGGGAGTTTGGGGCAAAAAACAGCATCAAAAGCGAGAATACTCCCGCAAAAATCGCGGAAAAAAAGTAAAATTCAAAAAATCTGCGGCTTCCCCACATATATTCGATTTCTTTTCCGAACATCCAAAGTCCGAGCATATTAAATGCAATGTGGAAAAAATTATGCGTAGAATGCAAAAACGCGTAAGTAAGCAAGCGCCAAACCTGCCCCTCGATAACGGCGCTCGGTCGCAAGCCCCCGTAAGCCATAATATACATCCCGATTTGCGGCGCAAGAAGGACAATCGCGTGAATTGCCAAAGTAATTATCAATACAAAATTTATAGCGCTGAATTGCCCTGTGTTTCGGTCTGTGAAAATATTACTCATAAAATTTATTCCGTTTTATTGTGTTTTTTGTATCGCAAAAATAATAAATTGTCTTTGTTTAGCGCAAGTTGTTTGGTGGTTTTTGCCTAAATTTAGTTTAATGACAAGACTTTATGTTTGCGCATTTAGTATTTTTGTTCGGGATTTTGTAAAATCGGAGAAAAAATGAAACCAACTTTGGCAATAACTCTCGGCGACCCCGCGGGCATCGGAGCGGAAGTAATTCTAAAAGCATTTTCGCGCGTTGATTTTTTTGATAAATTCAAGTGCTTGGTCATCGGCGAAAAAGGCGTTTTGGAGTTTTATAAAAAGCTTCTTAAAATAAATTCCCCTGAAATTATCGCAGTTGCAAATCCCGCAGAATACCAAGACGGAAAAATTAACGTCATTGATTTGGGAATTGTCGGCGACGATTTTGAAGTCGGGAAAATCAGCGCAAAATGCGGCGAGGCGGCTTTTCGGTATCTCGATTATGCGATAAATTTGGCAAAAAACGGCAAAGTCGGCGCAGTAATCACCTGCCCGCTCAACAAAGAAGCGCTGCATTTGGCGGGACATAATTATCCCGGGCACACCGAAATTTTGGCTGAAAAATGCGGCGTTGAAAATTTCACAATGCTGTTTAAAGTAGAAAATGTTGCGGTTGTTCATTGCACGACCCATTGCTCGCTCAAAGAGGCGATAAACTTAATTACAACGGAAAAAGTCAAGCAAAACATTCTACTTTTGGACGGCGCGTTAAAATCGTTCGGGATAAAAAATCCGCGAATTGCAGTTGCGGGGCTTAATCCGCACGCAGGCGAAAACGGGCTTTTCGGCGATGAAGAAATTTTGCATATAAATCCCGCTGTCGAGTGGGCAAAAGTTAACGGAATAAACGCAATCGGCGCGCTTCCTCCCGACACGGTTTTTGCCTCGGCGTTTAAGGGCGACTACGACGGAATTGTCGCAATGTTGCACGACCACGGCTTTGTCGCGCTGAAATCCCGCGATTTTGAAGCCGGCGTAAATATCACGGTCGGTTTGCCGATAATTCGCACAAGCGTCGGACACGGAACAGCGTTTGATATAGCGGGAAAAGGACTTGCGAGCGAGAATAGTTTGATGGCGGCGATGGAGGATGCGTGGAAACTTGCAAAATACAAGCGAAATTTATGAAAAATCGGTGTAAAATAAATTATTTTAGGCAAAAACTTTAACAGAATTTTCACATCTTGCAAAAAACTTATAGTATTTTATATGCAAGAAAGTGAGGCGGGAGGATAAATGAATATCGGAATATTGACAAGCGGCGGAGATTGCGCGGGACTTAACGCTATTATGTACGGATTTGTGAAAGCGATGACCGCCATAGACCCTAAAGTGAAAATTTATGGGATAACCGACGGTTTTGCGGGGCTTATCAATCGCGAATACAGAGAAGTTCATCACGAAGAATTTGACGGCATCCTTAATCTCGGCGGAACGATTTTGGGAACTTCGCGCCAACCGTACAAA
Coding sequences within it:
- a CDS encoding methyl-accepting chemotaxis protein: MIALVAPAIASTFPDGDYLRFNTWLKSLGVEAIFDVSFGAELTVKSYLEHIKKNNPKCVIAQPCPAIVNYIELYCPELIPYLAPADSPMLHTIKMIKSFYPQYSNHKILMVSPCAAKSREFVATGYSVYNVLNRTFENHLITKNISLSNFQKSDYDNPPAERAVLFCSPGGLMDTVLRWNGDLRTKIRKIEGVHTVFPYLDKLKENIEKGNNPLLVDCLNCEHGCNGGTGTSHRHTSADYLENQVAKRMEEMRMAYLAQVKRSGNITEDDSEIQGKILDVINKYWEPNLYNRNYVNRAAYVDVRTNFTDEELYPYYEMMHKYSKDDIYDCVSCGYNSCRSMAIALANNVSKPQACHYYLHSGLKKSEEKRNDAVDEFKTLVTDLFDNQGNLSGFAPAMKSIEDIARQTSILSINASIEAARAGDAGKGFAVVAKYVGDLAKNTKTETSKLRDVLSTLKGLIEKKINKFIEDTRVE
- the dapA gene encoding 4-hydroxy-tetrahydrodipicolinate synthase encodes the protein MIRYDAGEVITAMVTPFKKDLSVDFTSLERLVVHLINNGTDTILVTGTTGESPTLTHEEELDILKCVRSAASGKAKIMMGAGSNSTITAVEFAQNTEKIGADALLSVVPYYNKPNQKGIFEHFSAIAKATSLPIMLYNIPGRTGVSMSPKTIADLARAHKNIFAVKQSAPDIDLITEIAYDVPDDFVIYSGDDSMTLPILAVGGMGVVSVASHLIGKDIKQMISAFKAGNNQLAKELHFKNYDFFSGIFTHPNPIPIKALLKDEGIIDCDEVRPPLFKLTDEEIAQLKIAISDNML
- a CDS encoding MotA/TolQ/ExbB proton channel family protein; translated protein: MEKYLSDFAVFFNEGGRFMWIISFVFAFAVAIVIERLVFMYIICKGAKAKTALAAAKAIETGDETLIGKLSKNRDPLSVLLSGAAAKFKKGASIEQIRASVEEDAILQIPRVYARLNYLVFAANAVTLLGLLGTIQGLQLSFASLASVEAAEKAAALSRGISIAMNTTALGLVAAVPCMFAYTFLSNKKQKLINCIDDAMARFLNYLENAK
- a CDS encoding biopolymer transporter ExbD gives rise to the protein MKKIRHIWGQNSEIEENCDVDVKPVMNMFIILIPFLVSMAVFSNIAMHQFYLPPDAANSDMSGEIVLRTTVVIDVNYVLLTVGSEVLDSMSIEDFERERLISALTAARETSDAPDKAIVAVRDDVLFDWVVRIMDICRASGFSQTGLSSAPASATLGMEQ
- a CDS encoding biopolymer transporter ExbD yields the protein MKRKSLLGKSRQESGDSGITSPQLTSLIDVMTVLLIFLIQNFSAQGDFINTQPDISLPRSEITTTPLPTLMVQISENEVRVQGIFVVRNASFANAADLKIPELYEVLSKNREERIENRIIIEADKNLPFNIIKRVSFTSNAAGFEDFEILVNREQ
- a CDS encoding energy transducer TonB, with protein sequence MNEKKAILPENVGAGFKPALTLAPTSVDEYFPQPKSGNETRNFFLLLVIVLSAFSLCLFLLSMVEVLPEPIQERITTIRTTFSIEQREETPPPPPPPPPRPIDLSERVRVNETAQIPQETPPPQTEQRRVFGLEKVFSTGLGAGGSMSNAVVGRFGNTIEGEVDTLTATADDISSRIVPAASITQAPVFRRRVLPEITDEIRRSGVSGTVRVRVLVDIDGRVVQAIAQNDLGFGTAEAAVAACLQMEFTPAKIGEQLVAVWITIPVRFERL
- a CDS encoding rhomboid family intramembrane serine protease, with product MSNIFTDRNTGQFSAINFVLIITLAIHAIVLLAPQIGMYIMAYGGLRPSAVIEGQVWRLLTYAFLHSTHNFFHIAFNMLGLWMFGKEIEYMWGSRRFFEFYFFSAIFAGVFSLLMLFFAPNSLVIGASGAIMAILVVYAYYFPNRQLLFFFVFPMKVRTAVIIYAVISVLGSGSNVGGVAHITHLGGLIAGFIWIHIGDRFDLIVRNIGAFFQNASTKRERVQYTFRSETPSQKVNSGRAETVDKILDKINEHGIHSLTPSERKILQNASADYRNNR
- the pdxA gene encoding 4-hydroxythreonine-4-phosphate dehydrogenase PdxA — its product is MKPTLAITLGDPAGIGAEVILKAFSRVDFFDKFKCLVIGEKGVLEFYKKLLKINSPEIIAVANPAEYQDGKINVIDLGIVGDDFEVGKISAKCGEAAFRYLDYAINLAKNGKVGAVITCPLNKEALHLAGHNYPGHTEILAEKCGVENFTMLFKVENVAVVHCTTHCSLKEAINLITTEKVKQNILLLDGALKSFGIKNPRIAVAGLNPHAGENGLFGDEEILHINPAVEWAKVNGINAIGALPPDTVFASAFKGDYDGIVAMLHDHGFVALKSRDFEAGVNITVGLPIIRTSVGHGTAFDIAGKGLASENSLMAAMEDAWKLAKYKRNL